From one Notolabrus celidotus isolate fNotCel1 chromosome 24, fNotCel1.pri, whole genome shotgun sequence genomic stretch:
- the gpr137c gene encoding integral membrane protein GPR137C — protein sequence MFSAGEELNSHLFTSLKESHGAAISPTLELSLTTVYTVLYSFLFVFVYLQLWLILHYGHKRFSYQSVFLFLCLLWAALRTTLFSFYFKNVVQANQLQPLAYWLLYCCPVCLQFFTLCLLNLYFTQVMFKAKAKYSPELTKYKVPLRLFFLCLSVFFLVVNLTCALLVQGALERSESPSDGGVRHAVLARVLINDSLFVLCAVSLAVCIFKIAKMSSANVYLESKGTSVCQATAIGAVVILLYTSRACYNLVVVAMSPQDRPSPFNYGWYSVSDQADVQEISGEAYIIFGIILFFWELLPTSLVVVFFRVQRPNQNLAPGGMINSHSFSSRAYFFDNPRRYDSDDDLSRGINSRSDRASLLSTTPQLGTSSWYGSIQRNGALTAGIASGQQPPSSTAPLLFAYGNVQTHSHHHHNYYSTPQNNNYHHHHHSNFYSTPQNYYCGSQTYFCTPQN from the exons ATGTTTTCAGCAGGAGAGGAGCTTAATTCCCATTTGTTTACCTCACTGAAGGAGTCCCATGGAGCTGCTATCTCTCCCACACTGGAGCTCAGTCTAACTACCGTCTACACCGTCCTCTActctttcctgtttgttttcgtCTACCTGCAGCTCTGGCTCATTTTGCATTATGGACACAAGCGCTTCAGCTACCAGAGcgtgtttttgttcctgtgtctgCTGTGGGCAGCGCTGAGGAcgactctcttctctttctacttTAAAAATGTGGTGCAGGCCAACCAGCTGCAGCCTCTGGCCTACTGGCTGCTCTACTGCTGCCCTGTTTGCCTGCAGTTCTTCACACTATGCCTGCTGAACCTCTACTTCACACAG GTGATGTTCAAGGCTAAAGCAAAGTATTCCCCAGAGCTCACCAAATACAA ggtCCCTCTGCGTTTGTTCTTCCTctgcctcagtgtttttttcctggtGGTGAACTTAACGTGTGCGTTGTTAGTGCAAGGAGCTCTGGAGCGCTCCGAATCACCGAG TGATGGGGGTGTCAGACACGCAGTCCTGGCCCGGGTCTTGATCAACGACAGTCTCTTTGTACTGTGTGCTGTGTCTCTGGCTGTCTGCATCTTCAAGATAGCAAAGATGTCATCTGCCAATGTTTACCTAGAATCAAAG GGTACATCAGTGTGCCAAGCGACTGCTATCGGAGCTGTGGTGATCCTGCTGTACACATCCAGAGCCTGTTACAACCTGGTGGTGGTGGCCATGTCACCCCAGGACCGACCCAGTCCCTTCAACTACGGCTGGTACAGCGTTTCAGACCAG GCAGATGTGCAGGAGATCAGCGGTGAAGCGTACATCATCTTTGGGATCATTCTGTTCTTCTGGGAGCTGCTGCCCACTAGCTTAGTGGTGGTTTTCTTCAGAGTGCAAAGACCCAATCAAAACCTG GCTCCAGGAGGGATGATCAACAGCCACAGTTTCAGCTCCAGAGCGTATTTCTTTGACAATCCTCGGCGgtatgatagtgatgatgaccTGTCCAGAGGGATTAATAGCAGGAGTGATCGAGCCAG tctcctctccaCCACTCCTCAGCTGGGTACATCAAGCTGGTACGGCTCCATCCAACGCAACGGCGCTCTGACGGCTGGTATAGCGTCCGGACAGCAGCCACCATCCTCCacagctcctctcctcttcgCCTACGGGAACGTCCAGACTCACTCTCACCACCATCACAACTACTACTCCACCCCGCAGAACAACaactaccaccaccaccaccacagtaACTTCTACTCCACGCCACAGAATTATTACTGCGGGTCGCAGACGTACTTCTGCACCCCACAAAACTAG
- the txndc16 gene encoding thioredoxin domain-containing protein 16 isoform X1, with product MWMCVAVFLLWMRSGGCTEKANTSDLIEYTAADFYEKLHSGKMMFIYFEHQVSPTISLFLVELEKSAEALQDYGVLVGKVDCNKELVHTYCTDEKVLNTAFLFSNTASICLSVRGGREFLGFDLDTVFDVNSIVSEVLFAILREEVKYVHTDADLLAMEKASRGKKDLVLGFVRSLGTQEHRSMMETAYVYGSKYQFILITGGPVLKHLGADELSHSSQVWFLHCRLHSGPRIPAVSERCPVTRMRKPLSTLSLHTFLQVMEAPLVSEVYEDPSSVQPPPFPYQQTPQLFLFAHPATEHLDRETATTLAWRLRGLALLVLVHRQNPAVKTPQEYNAAYRLPGKSSDVKYLTLHDLDEVLELFTDQEKEDEDEEGEETEGTEEEDQEEDAHFGELDDEIAASVYEKRGDLPDVDSITQLTSENFDTVVAQSGLTVALFYLKWDAVSMAFLSSFIEVAERLEDSAVQMSAVDCGEWTDLCSAQTGGSLPIPFQPITAFPTVLVLRPQEPAQHYGGMLGTEELHRFITMSSQASPTLLSTPQEVTSFLQEVPHPDLTGYKPNRVLGLFKTQTDSGVSLFTEAAKSLRGEVLTGVLTDELAEKWAAEHRVTLPAVFVFPNWRTHTRPATLSITASVEELLSHIKSALLHPLPELTVENLPSFLSLGKALLLLFVGEEEDDIGRRQNQALVEEMKGVVELGAWRMERYLACWIHLGRTPAGMSVLGSYLGSMPPLPALVLTHLPSGDEIYQFPPNTPVTAPSVLQWLQGVEDGKESPAGTLGDDSWPPAHDFYDFLKVMDMQEPDSAQQQTPADEDYVDEDEGNEEGNNAEDETMDSSSRFPTQENNANIHSEL from the exons ATGTGGATGTGTGTTGCTGTTTTCCTGCTGTGGATGAGGTCCGGAGGATGCACAGAGAAGGCCAACACGTCAGACCTGATTGAATACACAGCAGCAGACTTCTATGAGAAGTTGCATTCTGGGAagatgatgtttatttattttgagcaTCAAG TCTCTCCGACcatctccctcttcttggtGGAGTTGGAGAAGTCTGCTGAAGCCCTGCAGGATTATGGAGTACTGGTTGGCAAG GTTGACTGTAACAAGGAGCTGGTTCACACATACTGCACAGATGAAAAGGTGCTGAACACAGCTTTTCTCTTCAG TAACACAgcctccatctgtctgtctgtcaggggTGGAAGGGAGTTCCTGGGCTTTGATTTGGACACTGTGTTTGACGTCAACTCCATTGTGTCTGAAGTCCTGTT tgCCATCCTCCGTGAAGAAGTCAAGTACGTCCACACGGACGCTGACCTCCTCGCCATGGAGAAGGCGTCCAGAGGGAAGAAGGATCTGGTCCTGGGTTTTGTCCGCAGTCTGGGAACTCAAG AGCACAGATCCATGATGGAGACGGCGTATGTGTATGGATCCAAATACCAGTTCATCCTCATCACTGGAGGCCCGGTTTTAAAGCACTTGGG TGCTGATGAGCTATCTCACTCCTCTCAGGTGTGGTTCCTCCACTGCAGACTTCACAGTGGTCCCAGGATCCCAGCCGTCTCTGAGCGCTGCCCTGTGACTCGTATGAGGAAACCCCTCTCTACCCTGAGCCTCCACACCTTCCTGCAGGTTATGGAGGCCCCATTGGTG TCAGAAGTGTATGAAGACCCCTCCTCAGTCCAGCCACCTCCATTCCCCTACCAGCAGACCCCCCAGCTCTTCTTGTTCGCTCATCCAGCAACCGAGCACCTGGACCGGGAGACGGCCACCACTCTGGCCTGGAGGCTCCGCGGCCTTGCTCTGCTGGTGCTTGTACACAG GCAGAATCCAGCAGTAAAAACCCCACAGGAATATAATGCTGCTTACAGGCTGCCAGGGAAG agTTCAGATGTGAAATATTTGACCCTACACGATCTGGACGAGGTGCTGGAGCTCTTCACGGACCAAGAGAAAGAGGACGAGgacgaggaaggagaggagactgAGGGGACGGAAGAGGAGGACCAGGAGGAGGATGCTCATTTtg GCGAACTGGACGATGAAATCGCTGCTTCTGTGTATGAAAAGCGAGGCGACTTGCCGGACGTGGACTCAATCACCCAGCTAACCTCTGAAAACTTTGACACTGTGGTGGCTCAGAGCGGCCTGACAGTGGCGCTCTTCTACCTCAAAT GGGATGCTGTTTCCATGGCCTTCCTCAGCTCCTTCATTGAAGTTGCAGAGAGACTTGAAG ATTCCGCGGTCCAGATGAGTGCAGTCGACTGTGGCGAGTGGACCGACCTCTGTTCTGCTCAGACAGGCGGCTCCCTCCCAATCCCgttccagccaatcacagccttCCCCACCGTCCTGGTGCTCCGGCCCCAGGAGCCAGCTCAACATTACGGGGGCATGCTGGGAACTGAGGAACTGCATCGCTTCATCACAAT GAGCAGTCAAGCCTCTCCTACGCTGCTGTCCACTccacaggaagtgacatcatttCTTCAGGAAGTGCCTCACCCTGACCTAACAGGCTATAAGCCCAATCGAGTATTGGGACTGTTTAAGACACAAACAGACTCAG GTGTATCACTCTTCACTGAAGCAGCAAAGTCACTGAGGGGAGAGGTGCTGACCGGAGTGCTGACAGACGAGCTGGCGGAGAAATG GGCTGCAGAGCACAGAGTGACCctccctgctgtgtttgtgttccccAACTGGAGGACACACACTCGTCCCGCCACACTTTCGATAACCGCTTCTGTTGAAGAGCTGCTCTCGCACATCAAGTCTGCACTGCTGCATCCACTG CCTGAGCTAACGGTGGAAAACCTCCCGTCCTTCCTCTCCCTGGGTaaagccctcctcctcctctttgtgggagaagaggaggatgatatCGGGCGGAGGCAGAACCAGGCTCTGgtggaggagatgaaaggaGTGGTGGAGTTAGGCGCGTGGAGGATGGAGCGATACCTGGCCTGCTGGATCCACCT GGGCCGCACTCCAGCTGGAATGTCTGTCTTAGGATCCTACCTGGGCTCCATGCCCCCTCTCCCTGCTCTGGTCCTCACACATTTGCCCTCTGGTGATGAAATCTATCAGTTTCCCCCCAACACCCCCGTAACAGCCCCCTCTGTCCTGCAGTGGCTGCAGGGGGTGGAGGATGGGAAAGAGTCACCAGCAG GGACGCTGGGTGACGACAGCTGGCCTCCTGCTCACGACTTCTACGACTTCCTGAAAGTCATGGACATGCAGGAACCCGACTCCGCCCAGCAGCAAACTCCTGCAGATGAAGATTACGTGGACGAAGACGAGGGGAATGAGGAGGGAAATAATGCTGAAGATGAAACAATGGATTCCTCCTCCAGGTTTCCTACTCAGGAAAACAACGCTAATATTCACTCTGAACTATAA
- the acp2 gene encoding lysosomal acid phosphatase isoform X2 has product MLFRHGDRSAVRAYPTDPYQESSWPQGFGQLSQEGMMQHFNLGQFLRKRYDGFISESYHRHEVLVRSTDYDRTLMSAEANLAGLFPPSGQQVFNPNLIWQPIPVHTVPQSEERLLNYPVADCPRYLQLMNETEHTPEFLNVTAEYQDFMDLVRNKTGLNKTDVESIWSVYDTLFCESRHNMTAPDWVTPEVMEKLRVLKDFGIRVMFELYNQQEKSRLMGGVLLGEIVKNLSKMAVPDPKQKLRLMMLSAHDTTVAALQASLNVFNGRQPPYASCHMIELYKNDNGSASVSMFYRNDSTVEPYPVQLPGCSLQCPLEDFVRLTKPSISDDRDKECQLPSEGRDTEVIISLALSGCLLFLLIALLLGVICWQKEPISNRGYQHVINQEVGEES; this is encoded by the exons TTGTTCCGCCATGGAGACAGGTCAGCAGTCCGAGCCTATCCAACCGACCCCTACCAAGAGTCTTCCTGGCCACAAGGCTTCGGACAGCTGTCACAG gaaGGGATGATGCAACATTTCAACTTAGGACAGTTCCTAAGGAAGCGGTACGATGGATTCATCAGCGAGTCCTATCACAGACACGAG GTGTTGGTTCGGAGTACTGACTACGATCGCACCCTGATGAGCGCCGAGGCCAACCTTGCAG GTCTCTTCCCCCCGAGTGGTCAGCAGGTCTTCAATCCAAACCTCATTTGGCAGCCGATACCCGTGCACACGGTCCCTCAAAGTGAAGAACgg CTTCTCAATTATCCGGTAGCAGACTGTCCTCGCTACCTGCAGCTGATGAATGAGACCGAGCACACACCGGAGTTTCTTAACGTCACCGCTGAATACCAG GACTTCATGGATCTGGTGAGGAATAAAACCGGGCTGAACAAGACAGACGTGGAGTCGATCTGGAGCGTGTACGACACACTCTTCTGTGag TCCCGTCACAACATGACCGCTCCAGACTGGGTGACTCCTGAAGTCATGGAGAAGCTACGGGTCCTCAAAGACTTTGGAATTCGG gTCATGTTCGAGCTCTACAATCAACAAGAAAAGAGCCGGCTGATGGGAG GAGTTCTTTTGGGTGAAATAGTGAAGAATCTTTCCAAGATGGCCGTCCCAGACCCCAAACAGAAACTCAGGCTGATGATGCTATCAGCG CACGACACCACTGTAGCCGCTCTCCAGGCTAGCTTAAACGTGTTCAACGGACGACAGCCTCCTTACGCCTCCTGCCACATGATCGAGCTGTATAAGAATGACAACGG ctcTGCCTCAGTGTCCATGTTTTACCGGAATGACAGTACAGTGGAGCCGTACCCTGTGCAGCTCCCAGGCTGCTCCCTTCAGTGCCCTCTGGAGGATTTTGTGAGACTTACAAAGCCTTCTATTTCAGACGACAGAGACAAGGAGTGTCAACTACCGTCAGAAGggagagacacag AGGTCATCATCAGCCTGGCGCTGTCCggctgcctcctcttcctcctcatcgcCCTCCTCCTGGGCGTCATCTGCTGGCAGAAGGAGCCAATCAGCAACCGTGGGTACCAGCATGTGATCAACCAGGAAGTCGGCGAGGAGTCCTGA
- the txndc16 gene encoding thioredoxin domain-containing protein 16 isoform X2 — translation MWMCVAVFLLWMRSGGCTEKANTSDLIEYTAADFYEKLHSGKMMFIYFEHQVSPTISLFLVELEKSAEALQDYGVLVGKVDCNKELVHTYCTDEKVLNTAFLFRGGREFLGFDLDTVFDVNSIVSEVLFAILREEVKYVHTDADLLAMEKASRGKKDLVLGFVRSLGTQEHRSMMETAYVYGSKYQFILITGGPVLKHLGADELSHSSQVWFLHCRLHSGPRIPAVSERCPVTRMRKPLSTLSLHTFLQVMEAPLVSEVYEDPSSVQPPPFPYQQTPQLFLFAHPATEHLDRETATTLAWRLRGLALLVLVHRQNPAVKTPQEYNAAYRLPGKSSDVKYLTLHDLDEVLELFTDQEKEDEDEEGEETEGTEEEDQEEDAHFGELDDEIAASVYEKRGDLPDVDSITQLTSENFDTVVAQSGLTVALFYLKWDAVSMAFLSSFIEVAERLEDSAVQMSAVDCGEWTDLCSAQTGGSLPIPFQPITAFPTVLVLRPQEPAQHYGGMLGTEELHRFITMSSQASPTLLSTPQEVTSFLQEVPHPDLTGYKPNRVLGLFKTQTDSGVSLFTEAAKSLRGEVLTGVLTDELAEKWAAEHRVTLPAVFVFPNWRTHTRPATLSITASVEELLSHIKSALLHPLPELTVENLPSFLSLGKALLLLFVGEEEDDIGRRQNQALVEEMKGVVELGAWRMERYLACWIHLGRTPAGMSVLGSYLGSMPPLPALVLTHLPSGDEIYQFPPNTPVTAPSVLQWLQGVEDGKESPAGTLGDDSWPPAHDFYDFLKVMDMQEPDSAQQQTPADEDYVDEDEGNEEGNNAEDETMDSSSRFPTQENNANIHSEL, via the exons ATGTGGATGTGTGTTGCTGTTTTCCTGCTGTGGATGAGGTCCGGAGGATGCACAGAGAAGGCCAACACGTCAGACCTGATTGAATACACAGCAGCAGACTTCTATGAGAAGTTGCATTCTGGGAagatgatgtttatttattttgagcaTCAAG TCTCTCCGACcatctccctcttcttggtGGAGTTGGAGAAGTCTGCTGAAGCCCTGCAGGATTATGGAGTACTGGTTGGCAAG GTTGACTGTAACAAGGAGCTGGTTCACACATACTGCACAGATGAAAAGGTGCTGAACACAGCTTTTCTCTTCAG gggTGGAAGGGAGTTCCTGGGCTTTGATTTGGACACTGTGTTTGACGTCAACTCCATTGTGTCTGAAGTCCTGTT tgCCATCCTCCGTGAAGAAGTCAAGTACGTCCACACGGACGCTGACCTCCTCGCCATGGAGAAGGCGTCCAGAGGGAAGAAGGATCTGGTCCTGGGTTTTGTCCGCAGTCTGGGAACTCAAG AGCACAGATCCATGATGGAGACGGCGTATGTGTATGGATCCAAATACCAGTTCATCCTCATCACTGGAGGCCCGGTTTTAAAGCACTTGGG TGCTGATGAGCTATCTCACTCCTCTCAGGTGTGGTTCCTCCACTGCAGACTTCACAGTGGTCCCAGGATCCCAGCCGTCTCTGAGCGCTGCCCTGTGACTCGTATGAGGAAACCCCTCTCTACCCTGAGCCTCCACACCTTCCTGCAGGTTATGGAGGCCCCATTGGTG TCAGAAGTGTATGAAGACCCCTCCTCAGTCCAGCCACCTCCATTCCCCTACCAGCAGACCCCCCAGCTCTTCTTGTTCGCTCATCCAGCAACCGAGCACCTGGACCGGGAGACGGCCACCACTCTGGCCTGGAGGCTCCGCGGCCTTGCTCTGCTGGTGCTTGTACACAG GCAGAATCCAGCAGTAAAAACCCCACAGGAATATAATGCTGCTTACAGGCTGCCAGGGAAG agTTCAGATGTGAAATATTTGACCCTACACGATCTGGACGAGGTGCTGGAGCTCTTCACGGACCAAGAGAAAGAGGACGAGgacgaggaaggagaggagactgAGGGGACGGAAGAGGAGGACCAGGAGGAGGATGCTCATTTtg GCGAACTGGACGATGAAATCGCTGCTTCTGTGTATGAAAAGCGAGGCGACTTGCCGGACGTGGACTCAATCACCCAGCTAACCTCTGAAAACTTTGACACTGTGGTGGCTCAGAGCGGCCTGACAGTGGCGCTCTTCTACCTCAAAT GGGATGCTGTTTCCATGGCCTTCCTCAGCTCCTTCATTGAAGTTGCAGAGAGACTTGAAG ATTCCGCGGTCCAGATGAGTGCAGTCGACTGTGGCGAGTGGACCGACCTCTGTTCTGCTCAGACAGGCGGCTCCCTCCCAATCCCgttccagccaatcacagccttCCCCACCGTCCTGGTGCTCCGGCCCCAGGAGCCAGCTCAACATTACGGGGGCATGCTGGGAACTGAGGAACTGCATCGCTTCATCACAAT GAGCAGTCAAGCCTCTCCTACGCTGCTGTCCACTccacaggaagtgacatcatttCTTCAGGAAGTGCCTCACCCTGACCTAACAGGCTATAAGCCCAATCGAGTATTGGGACTGTTTAAGACACAAACAGACTCAG GTGTATCACTCTTCACTGAAGCAGCAAAGTCACTGAGGGGAGAGGTGCTGACCGGAGTGCTGACAGACGAGCTGGCGGAGAAATG GGCTGCAGAGCACAGAGTGACCctccctgctgtgtttgtgttccccAACTGGAGGACACACACTCGTCCCGCCACACTTTCGATAACCGCTTCTGTTGAAGAGCTGCTCTCGCACATCAAGTCTGCACTGCTGCATCCACTG CCTGAGCTAACGGTGGAAAACCTCCCGTCCTTCCTCTCCCTGGGTaaagccctcctcctcctctttgtgggagaagaggaggatgatatCGGGCGGAGGCAGAACCAGGCTCTGgtggaggagatgaaaggaGTGGTGGAGTTAGGCGCGTGGAGGATGGAGCGATACCTGGCCTGCTGGATCCACCT GGGCCGCACTCCAGCTGGAATGTCTGTCTTAGGATCCTACCTGGGCTCCATGCCCCCTCTCCCTGCTCTGGTCCTCACACATTTGCCCTCTGGTGATGAAATCTATCAGTTTCCCCCCAACACCCCCGTAACAGCCCCCTCTGTCCTGCAGTGGCTGCAGGGGGTGGAGGATGGGAAAGAGTCACCAGCAG GGACGCTGGGTGACGACAGCTGGCCTCCTGCTCACGACTTCTACGACTTCCTGAAAGTCATGGACATGCAGGAACCCGACTCCGCCCAGCAGCAAACTCCTGCAGATGAAGATTACGTGGACGAAGACGAGGGGAATGAGGAGGGAAATAATGCTGAAGATGAAACAATGGATTCCTCCTCCAGGTTTCCTACTCAGGAAAACAACGCTAATATTCACTCTGAACTATAA
- the acp2 gene encoding lysosomal acid phosphatase isoform X1: MESASLLLLLTVVSVCGEAAAQGKLVYVTVLFRHGDRSAVRAYPTDPYQESSWPQGFGQLSQEGMMQHFNLGQFLRKRYDGFISESYHRHEVLVRSTDYDRTLMSAEANLAGLFPPSGQQVFNPNLIWQPIPVHTVPQSEERLLNYPVADCPRYLQLMNETEHTPEFLNVTAEYQDFMDLVRNKTGLNKTDVESIWSVYDTLFCESRHNMTAPDWVTPEVMEKLRVLKDFGIRVMFELYNQQEKSRLMGGVLLGEIVKNLSKMAVPDPKQKLRLMMLSAHDTTVAALQASLNVFNGRQPPYASCHMIELYKNDNGSASVSMFYRNDSTVEPYPVQLPGCSLQCPLEDFVRLTKPSISDDRDKECQLPSEGRDTEVIISLALSGCLLFLLIALLLGVICWQKEPISNRGYQHVINQEVGEES, from the exons ATGGAGTCCGCTTCGTTGTTGCTTCTTCTAACGgttgtctctgtctgtggagAAGCTGCAGCTCAAGGGAAACTTGTATACGTGACTGTG TTGTTCCGCCATGGAGACAGGTCAGCAGTCCGAGCCTATCCAACCGACCCCTACCAAGAGTCTTCCTGGCCACAAGGCTTCGGACAGCTGTCACAG gaaGGGATGATGCAACATTTCAACTTAGGACAGTTCCTAAGGAAGCGGTACGATGGATTCATCAGCGAGTCCTATCACAGACACGAG GTGTTGGTTCGGAGTACTGACTACGATCGCACCCTGATGAGCGCCGAGGCCAACCTTGCAG GTCTCTTCCCCCCGAGTGGTCAGCAGGTCTTCAATCCAAACCTCATTTGGCAGCCGATACCCGTGCACACGGTCCCTCAAAGTGAAGAACgg CTTCTCAATTATCCGGTAGCAGACTGTCCTCGCTACCTGCAGCTGATGAATGAGACCGAGCACACACCGGAGTTTCTTAACGTCACCGCTGAATACCAG GACTTCATGGATCTGGTGAGGAATAAAACCGGGCTGAACAAGACAGACGTGGAGTCGATCTGGAGCGTGTACGACACACTCTTCTGTGag TCCCGTCACAACATGACCGCTCCAGACTGGGTGACTCCTGAAGTCATGGAGAAGCTACGGGTCCTCAAAGACTTTGGAATTCGG gTCATGTTCGAGCTCTACAATCAACAAGAAAAGAGCCGGCTGATGGGAG GAGTTCTTTTGGGTGAAATAGTGAAGAATCTTTCCAAGATGGCCGTCCCAGACCCCAAACAGAAACTCAGGCTGATGATGCTATCAGCG CACGACACCACTGTAGCCGCTCTCCAGGCTAGCTTAAACGTGTTCAACGGACGACAGCCTCCTTACGCCTCCTGCCACATGATCGAGCTGTATAAGAATGACAACGG ctcTGCCTCAGTGTCCATGTTTTACCGGAATGACAGTACAGTGGAGCCGTACCCTGTGCAGCTCCCAGGCTGCTCCCTTCAGTGCCCTCTGGAGGATTTTGTGAGACTTACAAAGCCTTCTATTTCAGACGACAGAGACAAGGAGTGTCAACTACCGTCAGAAGggagagacacag AGGTCATCATCAGCCTGGCGCTGTCCggctgcctcctcttcctcctcatcgcCCTCCTCCTGGGCGTCATCTGCTGGCAGAAGGAGCCAATCAGCAACCGTGGGTACCAGCATGTGATCAACCAGGAAGTCGGCGAGGAGTCCTGA